A window of the Myxocyprinus asiaticus isolate MX2 ecotype Aquarium Trade chromosome 11, UBuf_Myxa_2, whole genome shotgun sequence genome harbors these coding sequences:
- the LOC127448191 gene encoding cystathionine beta-synthase-like protein, whose protein sequence is MPSVPSSSETAGNEPICPHAAKVLKNGDSTNGKPVINSDGKLKEEAILNGKTGYNSSHMNETNGHNVKSMNEEHMENGPEVTMERKWIRPDLPSRCTWKLGDPNTESPHNHYQRKKTPSILPNILSMIGETPLVRMNKIPKMFGLKCELLAKCEFFNAGGSVKDRISLRMIEDAERDGLLKPGDTIIEPTSGNTGIGLALAAAVKGYRCIIVMPEKMSMEKVDVLRALGAEIVRTPTSAHFDSPESHVGVAWRLKNEIPNAHILDQYRNPSNPLAHYDTTAEEILEQCDGKVDMLVAGAGTGGTITGIARKLKEKCSNIKIVGVDPEGSILAEPEELNKTDITQYEVEGIGYDFIPTVLDRSLIDIWYKSNDDESFAMSRMLIREEGLLSGGSSGTAISAAVHVAKELKEGQRCVVILPDSIRNYMSKFLSDKWMCEKGFLREEDLVVNKPWWWNLTLQELRLSAPLTVLPSVSIKKTIQILKVKAFDQAPVVDEAGQILGMVTLGNMLSSVLAGKVRPSDAISKVLYKQFKQVHLTDNLGKLSRILETDHFALVVHEQIQYMSDGSPKMRQMVFGVVTAIDLLNYVATRERRERSLSECSLSEEL, encoded by the exons ATGCCATCAGTACCATCTAGTTCAGAGACAGCTGGGAATGAGCCCATCTGCCCACATGCTGCAAAGGTCCTCAAGAATGGGGACTCCACCAATGGAAAACCTGTGATCAACAGTGATGGCAAACTGAAAGAAGAAGCAATCTTGAATGGCAAGACTGGATATAATAGCTCCCATATGAATGAAACAAATGGTCATAATGTAAAGAGCATGAACGAAGAGCATATGGAGAACGGACCTGAGGTCACCATGGAGAGGAAATGGATTCGCCCAGATTTGCCCAGCAGATGCACTTGGAAACTCGGTGACCCAAACACAGAGTCGCCCCACAACCATTACCAACG gAAAAAGACCCCCAGTATCCTTCCCAACATTCTGAGTATGATTGGAGAGACCCCACTGGTCCGCATGAACAAGATTCCCAAAATGTTTGGCCTCAAGTGTGAGCTCT TGGCTAAATGTGAGTTCTTCAATGCCGGCGGCAGCGTGAAGGACAGAATCAGTCTGCGCATGATAGAGGATGCTGAGAGAGATGGCTTACTTAAACCTGGAGACACCATCATTGAGCCCACATCAGGAAACAcag gtattgGCCTTGCCCTGGCAGCGGCAGTCAAAGGTTATCGCTGCATCATTGTCATGCCTGAGAAGATGAGTATGGAAAAG GTGGATGTTCTCCGAGCTCTTGGTGCTGAGATTGTTCGAACCCCTACCTCAGCCCACTTTGATTCTCCTGAGTCTCATGTCGGTGTGGCTTGGCGTTTAAAGAATGAGATTCCTAATGCTCACATTCTGGACCAGTACCGCAATCCCAGTAACCCTCTGGCTCACTACGACACAACTGCAGAAGAGATTCTGGAGCAGTGTGATG GTAAAGTAGACATGCTGGTGGCTGGAGCCGGCACTGGTGGCACCATCACTGGCATCGCTCGCAAGCTGAAAGAGAAATGCAGTAATATCAAG ATTGTTGGAGTGGACCCTGAGGGCTCTATACTTGCTGAGCCAGAGGAGCTTAATAAGACTGATATAACTCAGTATGAGGTGGAGGGCATCGGTTATGACTTCATCCCCACTGTCCTGGACCGATCT TTGATCGATATTTGGTACAAGTCCAATGATGACGAGTCTTTTGCCATGTCTCGAATGCTTATCAGAGAGGAGGGGCTTCTCTCAG GTGGCAGTTCAGGCACAGCCATATCTGCTGCGGTGCACGTAGCCAAAGAGCTGAAAGAAGGCCAGCGCTGTGTGGTGATCCTGCCCGACTCCATCCGCAACTACAT GTCTAAATTTCTTAGCGATAAGTGGATGTGTGAAAAAGGTTTCCTGCGAGAGGAGGATCTTGTTGTCAACAAGCCATG GTGGTGGAACTTAACTCTGCAGGAACTTCGGCTCTCTGCCCCTCTCACTGTGCTCCCTTCTGTGTCCATTAAGAAGACCATTCAGATTCTGAAAGTGAAGGCTTTTGACCAAGCACCTGTGGTGGACGAGGCCGG GCAGATTCTGGGTATGGTCACGTTGGGGAACATGCTCTCTTCTGTTCTGGCTGGGAAAGTCAGGCCATCTGATGCTATAAGTAAAGTTCTCTACAAACAGTTTAAACAG GTGCATCTAACTGATAACCTGGGCAAACTCTCCCGTATCCTTGAGACAGACCATTTCGCCCTTGTTGTGCATGAACAGATTCAGT ACATGAGTGATGGATCCCCCAAGATGAGGCAGATGGTGTTTGGGGTTGTGACAGCCATTGACCTGCTGAACTACGTGGCTACACGTGAGAGGAGGGAACGCTCTCTGTCTGAGTGCTCTCTGTCTGAAGAGCTGTGA